A region of Ornithorhynchus anatinus isolate Pmale09 chromosome 5, mOrnAna1.pri.v4, whole genome shotgun sequence DNA encodes the following proteins:
- the HNRNPL gene encoding heterogeneous nuclear ribonucleoprotein L isoform X3, with the protein MPKKRQALVEFEDILGACNAVNYAADNQIYIAGHPAFVNYSTSQKISRPGDTDDSRSVNSVLLFTILNPIYSITTDVLYTICNPCGPVQRIVIFRKNGVQAMVEFDSVQSAQRAKASLNGADIYSGCCTLKIEYAKPTRLNVFKNDQDTWDYTNPNLSGQGDPGSNPNKRQRQPPLLGDHPAEYGGPHGGYHSHYHDEGYGPPPPHYEGRRMGPPVGGHRRGPSRYGPQYGHPPPPPPPPEYGPHADSPVLMVYGLDQSKMNCDRVFNVFCLYGNVEKVKFMKSKPGAAMVEMADGYAVDRAITHLNNNFMFGQKLNVCVSKQQAIMPGQSYGLEDGSCSYKDFSGSRNNRFSTPEQAAKNRIQHPSNVLHFFNAPLEVTEDNFFEICDELGVKRPASVKVFSGKSERSSSGLLEWESKSDALETLGFLNHYQMKNPNGPYPYTLKLCFSTAQHAS; encoded by the exons ATGCCCAAAAAGAGACAGGCGCTGGTGGAGTTTGAGGACATCCTCGGGGCCTGCAACGCGGTCAACTACGCAGCCGATAATCAGATCTACATCGCCGGCCACCCGGCCTTTGTCAACTACTCCACCAGTCAGAAGATCTCGCGGCCCGGGGACACCGACGATTCCAGAAGCGTCAACAGCGTCCTGCTGTTCACCATCTTGAATCCCATCTATTCCATCACCACG GATGTCCTCTACACAATCTGCAACCCCTGTGGTCCCGTCCAGAGGATTGTCATCTTCAGAAAGAACGGCGTCCAGGCCATGGTCGA atttgactctgtgcagagcgcacaGAGGGCGAAGGCCTCCCTGAACGGGGCCGATATCTATTCTGGCTGTTGCACCCTGAAGATCGAATATGCCAAG CCCACCCGCCTGAACGTGTTCAAGAACGATCAGGACACCTGGGACTACACGAACCCCAACCTCAGCGGCCAAG gCGACCCCGGCAGCAACCCAAACAAACGGCAGAGGCAGCCTCCTCTCCTGGGAGACCACCCGGCGGAATATG gaGGGCCTCACGGTGGGTACCACAGCCATTACCACGATGAGGGCTATGGCCCCCCCCCGCCTCACTACGAAGGGAGAAGGATGGGCCCGCCCGTGGGGGGGCACCGCAGGGGACCGAGCCGCTATGGCCCTCAATatggccaccccccgccccctcccccacctcccgagTACGGCCCCCACGCCGACAGCCCCGTGCTCATGGTGTACGGCCTGGACCAGTCCAAGATGAACTGTGACCGGGTCTTCAACGTCTTCTGCCTCTACGGCAACGTGGAGAAG gtGAAATTTATGAAGAGCAAGCCGGGGGCGGCCATGGTAGAAATGGCCGATGGCTACGCCGTGGACCGAGCCATCACTCACCTCAACAACAACTTCATGTTCGGGCAGAAGCTGAACGTGTG CGTTTCCAAGCAACAGGCCATCATGCCCGGCCAGTCCTACGGCCTGGAGGACGGCTCGTGCAGCTACAAGGACTTCAGCGGCTCTCGGAACAATAGGTTCTCGACTCCGGAGCAGGCGGCCAAGAACCGGATCCAACACCCGAGCAACGTGCTCCACTTCTTCAATGCTCCGCTGGAGGTGACGGAGGACAACTTCTTCGAG ATCTGCGATGAACTGGGGGTGAAGAGGCCGGCGTCGGTGAAGGTGTTTTCGGGGAAAA GTGAACGGAGCTCCTCGGGCCTGCTGGAGTGGGAGTCCAAGAGCGACGCCCTGGAGACTCTGGGCTTCCTGAACCATTACCAGATGAAAAACCCGA ATGGGCCGTACCCGTACACGCTGAAGCTGTGTTTCTCCACCGCCCAGCACGCCTCGTAA